A part of Myxococcus landrumus genomic DNA contains:
- a CDS encoding MaoC family dehydratase, translating to MEGTGITGYKQLGSQRYREVLGFHFEDFTVGDVFEHRPGRTVTEADNVLMNTLAMNPSPLHLDAAYCEQTVWGRPLISSLVTFSIVCGMSVRSTSGRATANLGWDKIRLTHPIFAGDTLYAESRILAKRLSSHRQGEGIITCETVGLTSKGEVFLSFERSFLVPTRERAVEERARY from the coding sequence ATGGAGGGCACCGGAATCACCGGCTACAAACAACTGGGCTCGCAGCGCTACCGCGAGGTCCTGGGCTTCCACTTCGAGGACTTCACGGTGGGGGACGTCTTCGAGCACCGCCCCGGCCGGACGGTGACGGAGGCGGACAACGTCCTGATGAACACGCTGGCGATGAACCCGTCTCCGCTGCATCTGGATGCCGCGTACTGCGAGCAGACGGTGTGGGGCCGGCCGCTCATCTCCAGCCTGGTGACCTTCAGCATCGTCTGCGGGATGAGCGTGCGCAGCACCAGCGGCCGGGCCACCGCCAACCTCGGCTGGGACAAGATTCGCCTCACCCACCCCATCTTCGCGGGGGACACGCTCTACGCGGAGAGCCGCATCCTCGCCAAGCGGCTGTCCTCCCACAGGCAGGGCGAGGGAATCATCACCTGCGAGACGGTGGGCCTCACCTCGAAGGGCGAGGTCTTCCTCTCCTTCGAGCGCAGCTTCCTCGTGCCCACCCGTGAGCGGGCCGTCGAGGAAAGGGCCAGGTACTGA
- a CDS encoding NAD(P)H-quinone oxidoreductase: protein MRAVLFEGSGGPEVVKLREVPRPVPTREALLVKVHATALNRADLLQRQGEYHVPEGQSSIPGVEIAGTVEAWGEDVKGFTRGQPVFGVVEGGGLAEYCLLDQGMALPIPSCFDFAEAAATSESCLTANETLFALGHLQRGQAVLIHAAASSIGTTMVQMARHIGASTYCTVGTAAKVAALRALGADEVFNHREQDFVREVLRLTRGEGVPLVMDFIGGAYLERNLAVLGHEGILVLVGLLDGMSTQVDLLRVVQRRLQLKGSSLRLRPLKEKREVNARFRQRWMEVLARGELRPVIHARYPLEDVQSALAVMEANRNIGKLVLTLEGNTRHA from the coding sequence ATGCGCGCCGTGCTCTTCGAAGGCTCCGGGGGACCGGAGGTGGTGAAGCTGCGCGAAGTCCCCAGGCCCGTGCCCACGCGCGAGGCGCTGCTGGTGAAGGTGCATGCCACGGCGCTCAACCGCGCGGACCTGCTCCAGCGGCAGGGCGAGTACCACGTGCCCGAAGGTCAGTCGTCCATCCCCGGCGTCGAGATTGCCGGCACCGTCGAGGCCTGGGGTGAGGACGTGAAGGGCTTCACCCGGGGGCAGCCCGTCTTCGGCGTGGTCGAAGGGGGCGGGCTCGCCGAGTACTGCCTGCTGGACCAAGGCATGGCCCTGCCCATTCCGTCGTGTTTCGACTTCGCGGAAGCGGCGGCCACCTCGGAGTCCTGCCTCACCGCGAATGAGACGCTCTTCGCGTTGGGCCATCTCCAGCGTGGGCAGGCGGTGCTCATCCACGCCGCGGCCAGCAGCATCGGGACCACCATGGTCCAGATGGCGCGGCACATCGGCGCCTCCACGTACTGCACGGTGGGCACGGCCGCGAAGGTGGCGGCCCTGCGCGCGCTGGGCGCGGATGAGGTCTTCAACCACCGGGAGCAGGACTTCGTTCGCGAGGTCCTCCGCCTGACGCGCGGCGAGGGCGTGCCGCTGGTGATGGACTTCATCGGCGGCGCGTACCTGGAGCGCAACCTGGCCGTGCTGGGACACGAGGGGATTCTCGTCCTCGTCGGGCTGCTGGACGGCATGTCGACGCAGGTGGACCTGCTGCGGGTCGTCCAGCGCCGCCTCCAGCTCAAGGGGTCATCCCTGCGGCTGAGGCCCTTGAAGGAGAAGCGCGAGGTGAACGCGCGCTTTCGCCAGCGGTGGATGGAGGTGCTCGCCCGAGGCGAGCTGCGCCCCGTCATCCACGCCCGCTACCCGCTGGAGGACGTGCAGTCGGCGCTCGCAGTGATGGAAGCCAACCGCAACATCGGAAAGCTCGTGCTCACTTTGGAAGGGAACACTCGCCATGCATGA